One Trachemys scripta elegans isolate TJP31775 chromosome 4, CAS_Tse_1.0, whole genome shotgun sequence genomic region harbors:
- the FADD gene encoding FAS-associated death domain protein, whose amino-acid sequence MDPFLSLLHSFSMSLSDSELSALKFLCLSKIGKRKLESVKTGNDLFTILLEQREIAREKVDFLQLMIKTIKREDLIMQLQEFIEGGQGDVVDHLDEKEKCQQNVAFEVICDNVGKNWKMLVRRLGISDTKIDRILTANPYNLQEQLMQSLREWQKWKGKEAKVADLIKALRDCKMNLVADKVEHELFQQED is encoded by the exons ATGGACCCATTTTTGTCTCTTCTGCATTCATTTTCCATGAGCTTATCTGACAGTGAGCTCTCTGCCCTTAAATTTCTGTGCCTGAGCAAAATTGGCAAAAGGAAGCTTGAGTCTGTCAAAACTGGCAATGATCTCTTCACCATCCTCCTTGAACAGCGGGAGATTGCAAGAGAGAAGGTAGATTTTCTCCAGCTCATGATCAAAACCATTAAAAGAGAAGATCTGATAATGCAACTACAGGAGTTCATAGAAGGTGGACAAGGCGATGTTGTCGACCATCTAGatgagaaagaaaaat gtCAACAGAATGTAGCTTTTGAAGTTATATGTGACAATGTTGGGAAGAACTGGAAAATGCTAGTTCGAAGATTAGGAATTTCTGATACAAAAATTGACAGAATTCTGACAGCCAATCCTTATAACTTGCAAGAACAATTGATGCAGTCACTTCGAGAGTGGCAGAAATGGAAGGGAAAGGAAGCTAAGGTTGCTGACTTAATAAAAGCCCTTCGGGATTGCAAAATGAACTTAGTAGCAGACAAAGTTGAACATGAACTTTTCCAACAGGAGGACTAA